In Papaver somniferum cultivar HN1 chromosome 1, ASM357369v1, whole genome shotgun sequence, a genomic segment contains:
- the LOC113271781 gene encoding Werner Syndrome-like exonuclease, with protein MANSNYTVQFNGVNIVTTVTNSSLFIDSVLNEFRSKRVIGLDIEWNSASPTSKVATLQLCHGSRCIIIQLLHLDFIPNSLKNLLSDRSVNFVGVGITQDITKLDRDYGLKCWYGHELGPLADRVYGTQQFGGAGLVSLMQHIVGGRIEKSEFATRSNWGVNILNTDQITYATIDAYASFAIGNKLLGGNN; from the coding sequence ATGGCTAACAGTAACTACACTGTCCAGTTCAATGGTGTCAACATAGTAACAACCGTAACAAACTCATCTCTGTTTATCGACTCTGTCCTTAACGAGTTCCGTTCTAAACGTGTTATTGGTCTCGACATCGAATGGAATTCAGCTTCACCCACCAGCAAGGTTGCAACACTTCAGTTATGTCATGGAAGTCGTTGCATCATCATTCAGTTACTTCACTTGGATTTTATCCCGAActctttgaaaaacttactttcGGATCGATCAGTGAATTTTGTTGGTGTAGGCATCACGCAGGATATAACTAAGCTGGATCGTGACTACGGTCTTAAGTGCTGGTATGGTCATGAGTTGGGTCCACTTGCAGACAGGGTTTACGGTACCCAGCAATTTGGTGGCGCAGGATTGGTTTCGCTGATGCAACATATTGTGGGAGGCCGTATTGAGAAATCGGAATTTGCGACCCGCTCGAACTGGGGTGTAAACATCCTCAACACTGATCAAATCACATATGCTACCATTGATGCTTATGCTTCTTTTGCAATTGGAAACAAGCTTTTGGGTGGAAATAACTAG
- the LOC113271851 gene encoding uncharacterized protein LOC113271851, with translation MVDDLQWPLTKDTPVIRVGLRSFAFAMPGLLYGLQFSDDGCQKELEAFVKLLVRFGHYEDHSPGRETTAGIQGSLQEEDDANFWATSQYKIENITQPFLTQLGAITDYKSHLMTTYCMVNCETSNRQRSLKVVRMSAITKMISKGILVGGIHPNEHIELFYSPNNFTFLNTNYNEEDTNYGIDSRASPTIFAFSDIVEAIEAYGVVVSGKYQSMPPYEPKWNPLPNITFWNISKAGLIRILQVMVASATMNINHEVTGDSTDQENKPTIKDIKSEHHQKVAVEPMDEDSDIFAPVAGGNVSSGHQEFMEEEVRPHVKEQVGVRNMEDNNAEENNEVITAPIREIKFPIINEPDTDGAVRPEMNRVEELREACAGMEVA, from the exons ATGGTGGATGATTTGCAATGGCCACTAACTAAGGATACCCCAGTCATCCGAGTTGGGCTCCGAAGCTTTGCATTTGCAATGCCAGGCTTGCTTTATGGACTCCAGTTTTCAGATGATGGTTGCCAAAAGGAGTTAGAGGCTTTTGTGAAGCTTTTGGTGAGGTTTGGACATTATGAAGATCATTCACCAGGAAGGGAAACTACAGCCG GCATTCAGGGTTCATTgcaagaagaagatgatgccAATTTTTGGGCAACATCTCAGTACAAGATAGAAAACATAACTCAACCATTTCTGACTCAACTAGGTGCAATAACAGATTACAAGTCTCATCTCATGACTACTTACTGCATGGTGAATTGCGAAACAAGTAATAGGCAGAGATCACTCAAAGTAGTGAGAATGTCAGCAATCACAAAGATGATAAGTAAAGGAATTCTTGTTGGTGGGATTCATCCTAATGAGCACATAGAACTCTTTTATAGCCCAAACAATTTTACTTTTCTAAACACCAACTATAATGAGGAGGATACTAATTATGGTATTGATTCACGGGCGTCTCCAACTATTTTTGCATTTTCTGACATCGTTGAAGCCATAGAAGCGTATGGAGTTGTTGTCTCGGGGAAATATCAGTCCATGCCACCTTATGAGCCTAAATGGAACCCATTACCAAACATTACATTTTGGAATATTAGCAAAGCGGGGTTAATTCGAATATTGCAAGTGATGGTAGCATCGGCAACTATGAATATCAACCATGAGGTGACCGGAGACTCTACTGATCAAGAAAATAAGCCTACTATAAAAGATATAAAGAGCGAGCACCATCAAAAAGTAGCCGTTGAACCAATGGATGAAGATTCAGACATATTCGCGCCAGTTGCAGGAGGAAATGTATCTTCTGGTCATCAAGAGTTCATGGAAGAAGAGGTAAGACCTCATGTGAAAGAACAAGTAGGTGTCCGTAATATGGAAGATAATAATGCAGAAGAGAATAATGAAGTAATTACTGCACCAATAAGGGAAATTAAGTTCCCGATAATCAACGAACCCGATACTGACGGAGCTGTTAGACCCGAAATGAATCGAGTCGAGGAATTAAGGGAAGCTTGTGCTGGCATGGAGGTTGCTTGA